In Massilia sp. METH4, the genomic window CGCCGTTTCCGGTCAACGTCATCGCATAGCCATTGATTTCGGCAGCGTAGAAATTGATGTTTGTTGCCGGTTGGAATCCGATCGTCACCAGGCTCGCGTCCACGGACCACGAACCGCTCGTCGGCGAGAAGTTGAAGATGTCGATGAAATCGCCGGTTTCGGTATGCGTGACACCGAAATGCGCGGACAGCGTGCCGTCGGCGTTGCCGCCCAGGTTTACGTTCGTCACGGTATCGTCGGCGTACGCCGCGCTGCCGAACGCCAGCGCGACAGCCACCGCCGTGCTGCTCAGCGCGCTACTCAAGACGTTGGAATATTTCATGATGGAATCCCCGGAAAAAGTGCCGCCCAATGCGGGCCGCGTGGTTCCACATTAGAACTGCCGGGTTCCCTCGCCACAGGTTTATTGTTGCCTTATGAGTAGGCTCAATTCGTTAAGAAAACCGACAGCGGTCATGTTGTGTCCGCCCTACGTTCCGCCGGCAATAGCAGCGTGACGGCCAGGCCGCCACCGTCGCGGTTGGCCAGCGTGATACGGCCACCATGCGCCTCGGCAATCTCGCGCGCGAGCGCCAACCCCAGTCCCGTACCGCTGCGCTTGGTGGAATAGAAGGGCACGAGCGCGTTCGTGAGCACGGCATCGCTCATGCCCGGACCGCGGTCGCGTACCTCGATCCGTACCGTATCCTGCGCGCGCCGGATTTCCAGGGCGACAGCATCGGCAGGGGAGCCCGATTCATGCGCATTCTTCAGCAGGTTCAGCAGCGCCTGTTGCAGCTGGGCGGCATCGAATGCGGCAGTTTCGGGCGGCAACGTGCCCTCGAGCCGGAACGTGGCCTGCCCGGCCAGCCCGGCAACGAAGGCGGGCCAGGCATGCGGGGTCAACCGCGGCGCCGGCAGTTTCGCGAAGCGCGCATAGCCGAGGATGAATCCCTCCAGGTGGCGCGTGCGTTCCTCGATGGTCGCAAGGATCTGGGGCAGCCGTTCGGTCTGGCCACGGCGCACCAGTTCGGTGCCGGAATGGGCCAGGGATGCCAGCGGGGCCAGCGAATTGTTCAGCTCATGGCTGATCACGCGGATCACTTTCTTCCACGTCTGCACTTCCTGCCGCCGCAGCTCGAGCGTCAGCTGGCGCAACAGCAACAGTTCGTGGCGGCGCCCGTTCAGGTGGAAGCGGCGCCGCGCCAGGTGGAACACCTCTTCCTCGTCGCCTTCGCCGATCGTGAACAGGCCGTCGCCGCCGCGCGCGACGGCGTCGCGCAGCGGCGCCTTCGCCGATTCCAGCAGGGCGTCGAGGCGGTGCCCTTCCAGCTTGCGCCCGGCGCCCAGCATGTGGCGCGCCGCGACGTTCGCATACACGATCGGCCCCGCATCGGCGACCAGCAGCATCGCCACCGGCGTGTTCTGCACCATCGTATCGAGCAGCAGCTCGCGCTGCACGAGGTTGAGCCGCTGTTCGCGCAACACTTCGCCCAGCGCGTTGTGGGCGGCCACGAGTTCGCTCAGCTCGTCGTCATGCGGCCAGTGCAGGCTGAAGGAAAAGTCGCCATCGCGGTAGCTGGTGACGGTGCCGGCCAGCGCCCGGTACAGCGACACGATCGGTCGCAGTTGCGCGCGGATCGTGATCACCGACAGCGGTACCACGCACAGCAGGCAGACGCCCAGCACCAGCAGTGGCCGGCCGGGGAGGTAATGGTCGAGCGCCAGCGCGATGACGATGCCGACGGTGAGCAGCGTGCCCACCAGTGCCGACCAGCGCGTGAGAAGGGAAAGTCGCATGCCTTCCGATGGGGCCTTGCGCCGCGGCGCCCTCAGGGGCGCGCGATGCCGAGCCGTTCCATGCGGCGGTACAGGGCCTGGCGCGACAGGCCCAGTTCGGCGGCCGCCTGTGCCACCACGCCATTGGCCCGGGCCAGCGCGCCGCTGATCGCATCGCGGTCGGGTTCCGCATCCGGCGCGCCAGCGGCGGCAGGGGCGGGCAGGCCCAGGTCGGCGGCGCCGATGGCGGGCCCGGCGGAGAGCAGGCGGGCGCGTGCCATCACGTTCTTCAGTTCGCGCACATTGCCCGGCCACGGGTGCCCCAGCAGGGCCGCTTCCGCGTCCGGCAGCAATGCCTTGCCGGCGCCGCGGAAGTGCCTCGCCAGCGGCAGGATGTCGCCGGGGCGGCTGGCCAGCGCGGGCAGCTTCAATTCGATCACGTTGAGGCGGTAGTACAGGTCTTCGCGGAAAGTGCCCGCGCGGATCATGGCCGGCAGGTCGGCGTTCGTGGCGCTGACGATGCGCACCGCCACCGTGCGCTCGCGGTTCGAGCCCAGGCGCTCGAAGCGGCCCGTTTCCAGCACGCGCAACAGCTTCATCTGGCCCGCCAGCGGCAGGTTGCCGATTTCGTCGAGGAACAGCGTGCCGCCGTCGGCCGCCTCGAACTTGCCCTCGCGGGCCCTGGAGGCGCCGGTATAGGCACCCGCATCGGCGCCGAACAGTTCGGCCTCGATCA contains:
- a CDS encoding FxDxF family PEP-CTERM protein, with product MKYSNVLSSALSSTAVAVALAFGSAAYADDTVTNVNLGGNADGTLSAHFGVTHTETGDFIDIFNFSPTSGSWSVDASLVTIGFQPATNINFYAAEINGYAMTLTGNGVFEYGWMLGEPIMGPLVLTVYGDTEGMMGAASASYAGTINISPIPEPATYGMLLGGLGVLAMLSRKKLQTSLKSS
- a CDS encoding sigma-54 dependent transcriptional regulator; this translates as MPTVLIIDDNAAITMALEVLFSLHDIATLCAASPDEGLALLERRAAVIDLVIQDMNFTADTTSGEEGVALFRAIRKRHPDLPVILLTAWTHLDAAVDLVKAGAADYLAKPWDDNRLVATVKNLLELGQANRALRQRMQGELRQRRELEQYDLRGLVWQDPATERVIHLACQVARADVPVLISGPNGTGKERIAEIIQANSQVAGGPFVVLNCGALPGELIEAELFGADAGAYTGASRAREGKFEAADGGTLFLDEIGNLPLAGQMKLLRVLETGRFERLGSNRERTVAVRIVSATNADLPAMIRAGTFREDLYYRLNVIELKLPALASRPGDILPLARHFRGAGKALLPDAEAALLGHPWPGNVRELKNVMARARLLSAGPAIGAADLGLPAPAAAGAPDAEPDRDAISGALARANGVVAQAAAELGLSRQALYRRMERLGIARP
- a CDS encoding ATP-binding protein — protein: MRLSLLTRWSALVGTLLTVGIVIALALDHYLPGRPLLVLGVCLLCVVPLSVITIRAQLRPIVSLYRALAGTVTSYRDGDFSFSLHWPHDDELSELVAAHNALGEVLREQRLNLVQRELLLDTMVQNTPVAMLLVADAGPIVYANVAARHMLGAGRKLEGHRLDALLESAKAPLRDAVARGGDGLFTIGEGDEEEVFHLARRRFHLNGRRHELLLLRQLTLELRRQEVQTWKKVIRVISHELNNSLAPLASLAHSGTELVRRGQTERLPQILATIEERTRHLEGFILGYARFAKLPAPRLTPHAWPAFVAGLAGQATFRLEGTLPPETAAFDAAQLQQALLNLLKNAHESGSPADAVALEIRRAQDTVRIEVRDRGPGMSDAVLTNALVPFYSTKRSGTGLGLALAREIAEAHGGRITLANRDGGGLAVTLLLPAERRADTT